A single window of Modestobacter italicus DNA harbors:
- a CDS encoding dodecin, producing the protein MSDHVYRLSEIVGSSPTSVDDAIRTAVRKASQTVRNIEWFQTSEIRGQVVDGDVAYYQVTLKIGFRVED; encoded by the coding sequence ATGAGCGACCACGTGTACCGGCTGAGCGAGATCGTCGGCAGCTCGCCCACCAGCGTCGACGACGCGATCCGCACGGCGGTGCGGAAGGCGTCCCAGACCGTGCGCAACATCGAGTGGTTCCAGACCTCGGAGATCCGCGGTCAGGTCGTCGACGGCGACGTGGCCTACTACCAGGTGACGCTCAAGATCGGCTTCCGCGTCGAGGACTGA
- a CDS encoding LLM class flavin-dependent oxidoreductase: MSRRGLFLAPFDVLADPRLVAELAAEAEEAGWDGVFLWDHLLYAAPVTAISDPWTCCAAIAVRTSRIEFGPMVTPLTRRRPQVLARQAAALDQLSGGRLVLGFGLGDDGGVGELSRFGEELDPKVRAARLDEGLALLRGLLSGAEVDHDGEHFTARGVRFSPPATRPGGIPFWIGGRWPNAAPLRRAARHEGAFVISVPGPAGLAQVRETVAAARADGLAGFDVVVDLPVGEDAQPWVAAGATWVLTRLGPYDLDLAEVRRVVRAGPG; encoded by the coding sequence GTGAGCCGGCGCGGGCTCTTCCTGGCGCCGTTCGACGTGCTGGCCGACCCCCGGCTGGTCGCCGAGCTGGCCGCCGAGGCGGAGGAGGCCGGCTGGGACGGCGTCTTCCTCTGGGACCACCTGCTCTACGCCGCCCCCGTCACGGCGATCTCCGACCCGTGGACCTGCTGCGCCGCGATCGCCGTCCGCACCTCCCGGATCGAGTTCGGCCCGATGGTGACGCCGCTGACCCGGCGGCGGCCGCAGGTGCTGGCGCGGCAGGCCGCCGCGCTGGACCAGCTGTCCGGCGGGCGGCTGGTGCTCGGGTTCGGCCTCGGCGACGACGGCGGGGTGGGGGAGCTGTCCCGGTTCGGCGAGGAGCTCGACCCGAAGGTGCGCGCCGCCCGGCTGGACGAGGGGCTCGCGCTGCTCCGCGGGCTGCTGTCCGGCGCCGAGGTCGACCACGACGGGGAGCACTTCACCGCCCGCGGGGTCCGGTTCTCCCCGCCGGCGACCCGCCCCGGCGGCATCCCGTTCTGGATCGGCGGGCGCTGGCCCAACGCCGCGCCGCTGCGCCGGGCCGCCCGGCACGAGGGCGCGTTCGTCATCTCGGTGCCCGGGCCGGCCGGGCTGGCCCAGGTCCGCGAGACGGTCGCCGCGGCGCGGGCCGACGGGCTGGCGGGCTTCGACGTCGTCGTCGACCTCCCGGTGGGGGAGGACGCGCAGCCGTGGGTGGCGGCCGGGGCCACCTGGGTGCTCACCCGGCTGGGCCCCTACGACCTGGACCTCGCCGAGGTCCGCCGGGTGGTCCGCGCCGGTCCCGGCTGA
- a CDS encoding NAD(P)-dependent oxidoreductase — MTNPVVAVLGTGTMGAGMVRSLRRAGLPVRAWNRDAAKVQALTGTGAEACGSPAEAVAGADVVLTMLFDADAAIDVVRQAAPPAGTPWLQCSTVGVEGAERTAAVAAELGLALVDCPVLGTKEPAEKGALVMLASGPEQLREPLAPVLDALGSKTLWLGEAGAGSRLKMACNAWLFMVTAGAAQSIALARGLGVDPEHFLAAIEGGPLDTPYAHVKGGLMIDGRFPVSFGLPGATKDARLIQEALRSAGVSDRLDTAVLQTMEAAAAALDDPAAADVSAVIAGLTEPR; from the coding sequence ATGACGAACCCGGTGGTGGCGGTCCTCGGCACGGGCACGATGGGCGCGGGGATGGTCCGGTCGCTGCGTCGCGCCGGGCTCCCGGTGCGCGCGTGGAACCGGGACGCGGCCAAGGTGCAGGCGCTCACCGGCACCGGCGCCGAGGCCTGCGGCTCCCCCGCCGAGGCCGTCGCCGGCGCCGACGTCGTCCTCACCATGCTCTTCGACGCCGACGCGGCCATCGACGTCGTCCGGCAGGCGGCGCCGCCGGCCGGCACGCCGTGGCTGCAGTGCAGCACCGTCGGGGTGGAGGGCGCCGAGCGCACCGCCGCGGTCGCGGCCGAGCTGGGCCTGGCGCTGGTCGACTGCCCGGTGCTGGGCACCAAGGAGCCCGCGGAGAAGGGCGCGCTGGTGATGCTCGCCTCGGGTCCCGAGCAGCTCCGCGAGCCCCTCGCCCCGGTCCTGGACGCGCTGGGGTCGAAGACGCTGTGGCTCGGCGAGGCCGGGGCGGGCAGCCGGCTGAAGATGGCGTGCAACGCGTGGCTGTTCATGGTCACCGCCGGGGCGGCCCAGTCGATCGCGCTGGCCCGCGGCCTGGGCGTCGACCCCGAGCACTTCCTGGCCGCCATCGAGGGCGGTCCGCTGGACACCCCCTACGCGCACGTCAAGGGCGGGCTGATGATCGACGGGCGCTTCCCGGTCAGCTTCGGGCTCCCCGGTGCGACCAAGGACGCGCGGCTCATCCAGGAGGCGCTGCGGTCCGCCGGCGTCTCCGACCGGCTCGACACCGCGGTACTGCAGACGATGGAGGCCGCGGCCGCCGCGCTCGACGACCCGGCCGCGGCCGACGTCAGCGCGGTGATCGCCGGCCTGACCGAGCCGCGCTGA
- a CDS encoding ubiquinol-cytochrome c reductase iron-sulfur subunit: protein MHCFSRRDLLIAGGVGAGVVALSACGGGGDVPELTGVGPGDVVVPLSEVPAGGAYEVSIDGRRVVVSRPSEDTVVAFSARCTHQGCTVRAADEGLVCPCHGSVFDPADGAAVHGPATEPLAPVGVTVRGTDVVLT, encoded by the coding sequence ATGCACTGCTTCTCCCGCCGGGACCTGCTGATCGCCGGGGGCGTGGGGGCGGGGGTGGTCGCGCTCTCTGCCTGCGGGGGCGGGGGCGACGTGCCCGAGCTCACCGGGGTGGGCCCGGGCGACGTCGTCGTGCCGCTGTCGGAGGTGCCCGCCGGCGGCGCCTACGAGGTGTCGATCGACGGACGGCGGGTGGTGGTCAGCCGGCCCAGCGAGGACACCGTGGTCGCCTTCTCGGCGCGGTGCACCCACCAGGGCTGCACCGTCCGGGCCGCCGACGAGGGGCTGGTGTGCCCCTGCCACGGTTCGGTGTTCGACCCCGCCGACGGCGCCGCGGTGCACGGCCCGGCCACCGAGCCGCTGGCCCCGGTCGGCGTCACCGTCCGCGGCACCGACGTCGTCCTCACCTGA
- a CDS encoding Gfo/Idh/MocA family protein: MPAPGTRWGVLGTAGIARSRFLPALAEAGGEAVVVGSRDGARAAEFAAAHGVARGVTSYEAVLADPAVQAVYVPLPNPLHAEWAVAALEAGKAVLCEKPLCVDADQARRLLAVAERAALPLWEAFVFPFTAQHRRLVELLAGGAIGELREISGAFHFLLRRTEDIRLSAATAGGALADVGCYPLRLAAELFGGPALTAAASAVRGAEVETELAALVDYPDDRRLLLSCGFRRSADTTTVLSGTEGTIHLEDPYHPRPGSSVELRRPGADPVVERPTRDQHSFTAALRHVGAVLAGEEAPRHTALESSLPVAEAIDLVRAAAR; the protein is encoded by the coding sequence ATGCCCGCCCCAGGGACCCGCTGGGGGGTGCTCGGGACCGCCGGCATCGCCCGGTCCCGCTTCCTCCCCGCGCTGGCCGAGGCCGGTGGCGAGGCGGTGGTCGTGGGCAGCCGGGACGGCGCCCGCGCGGCCGAGTTCGCCGCAGCGCACGGCGTCGCCCGCGGTGTCACGAGCTACGAGGCGGTGCTCGCCGACCCTGCCGTGCAGGCGGTCTACGTGCCGCTGCCCAACCCGCTGCACGCCGAGTGGGCGGTGGCGGCGCTGGAGGCCGGCAAGGCGGTGCTCTGCGAGAAGCCGCTGTGCGTCGACGCCGACCAGGCCCGGCGGTTGCTGGCGGTGGCCGAGCGGGCCGCGCTGCCGCTGTGGGAGGCGTTCGTCTTCCCGTTCACCGCCCAGCACCGGCGGCTGGTCGAGCTGCTGGCCGGGGGTGCGATCGGGGAGCTGCGCGAGATCTCCGGCGCCTTCCACTTCCTGCTCCGCCGCACCGAGGACATCCGGCTGTCCGCGGCGACGGCCGGCGGCGCGCTGGCCGACGTCGGGTGCTACCCGCTGCGGCTGGCCGCGGAGCTGTTCGGCGGCCCGGCGCTCACCGCCGCCGCGTCCGCGGTGCGCGGCGCCGAGGTCGAGACCGAGCTCGCCGCCCTGGTCGACTACCCCGACGACCGGCGGCTGCTGCTGTCCTGCGGCTTCCGGCGGAGCGCGGACACCACGACGGTGCTCAGCGGCACCGAGGGCACGATCCACCTCGAGGACCCGTACCACCCGCGGCCCGGGAGCAGCGTGGAGCTGCGCCGTCCGGGGGCCGACCCCGTGGTCGAGCGGCCGACCCGTGACCAGCACTCGTTCACCGCCGCGCTGCGGCACGTCGGCGCCGTCCTGGCCGGTGAGGAGGCGCCGCGGCACACCGCGCTGGAGTCGTCCCTCCCGGTCGCCGAGGCGATCGACCTGGTGCGGGCGGCGGCCCGGTGA